The Montipora foliosa isolate CH-2021 chromosome 1, ASM3666993v2, whole genome shotgun sequence genome has a window encoding:
- the LOC137977277 gene encoding proline-rich transmembrane protein 4-like, producing the protein MSNFTEHGTTKPAVVYTDALAEPGPDWPIAKRTWGVAWHMHWIGFGILFGLLAVHSFLVIIFANRKTGFCRKPLFLAINLLLFFLGATRAVYLLLDPYESRQNGVKDPKWLTLLLFGIAYPCLTSSFCLIHLAFLEVTKLQIGPRKLQSLKFLSSVILIHFIIVFTAETTASIKPELKTLLIVCQSFFILWSLILSGSFIYSGFKLVTHVKKVQHQLEDFDKNMDLRKKTKPKSCNTKVAKITLATSFLGFAVCSLHFYSMIGVYGMYSEVVHPSPWPWLAFQSSFRFVELAMACTIAYSVIQRGETPKKGRATSAGAEGVIMEPKRCKLQDIK; encoded by the coding sequence atgtCCAACTTTACCGAACACGGGACAACAAAACCAGCTGTAGTTTACACAGACGCTTTGGCCGAGCCCGgtcctgattggccaattgcTAAGAGAACTTGGGGAGTGGCATGGCATATGCATTGGATTGGCTTTGGTATTCTCTTTGGCTTGTTGGCTGTTCACTCATTCCTGGTCATAATTTTCGCGAATAGAAAGACAGGATTTTGTCGAAAGCCTCTGTTTTTAGCCATCAACttgctgttgttttttcttGGAGCGACTAGAGCCGTTTACCTGTTGCTAGATCCATATGAGTCCAGGCAAAATGGTGTGAAGGATCCAAAATGGCTTACATTGCTGCTATTTGGCATTGCTTACCCTTGCTTAACTTCCTCCTTTTGTTTGATCCACTTGGCATTTTTGGAAGTCACTAAGCTACAAATCGGTCCAAGGAAGCTACAGAGTCTAAAGTTCCTATCTTCAGTCATATTGATTCATTTTATCATTGTCTTCACTGCTGAAACGACCGCTTCCATCAAGCCTGAATTGAAGACACTCTTAATTGTCTGTCAGTCGTTCTTCATCCTGTGGAGTCTGATTCTCTCTGGAAGCTTCATCTACAGTGGTTTTAAGTTGGTCACTCACGTAAAGAAAGTTCAACATCAACTTGAAGACTTTGATAAAAACATGGACTTGCGAAAGAAGACGAAACCAAAGTCTTGCAATACCAAAGTGGCGAAGATTACGCTTGCCACGAGTTTTTTGGGCTTTGCTGTGTGCAGTTTGCATTTTTACTCCATGATTGGCGTTTATGGTATGTATAGTGAAGTCGTGCATCCTTCGCCTTGGCCTTGGTTGGCCTTTCAATCCAGCTTCCGGTTTGTCGAACTTGCTATGGCGTGCACGATCGCTTACAGTGTGATCCAACGAGGCGAAACTCCAAAGAAAGGAAGAGCAACAAGTGCCGGTGCCGAAGGTGTGATTATGGAGCCAAAGCGGTGCAAATTGCAGGACATCAAATAA